A stretch of Kaistella flava (ex Peng et al. 2021) DNA encodes these proteins:
- a CDS encoding cupin domain-containing protein, whose amino-acid sequence MKNFGASKEFLLDAEQEWEKVGEGVQRKIMGYDDKIMLVKVDFKTGGIGYEHEHHHSQTTYVASGEFEFTIGGVTKTVSKGDSVYIPPHVLHGATCTKGGILIDVFSPIREDFMDK is encoded by the coding sequence ATGAAAAATTTTGGAGCAAGTAAAGAATTTTTGTTAGATGCAGAACAAGAATGGGAAAAAGTTGGAGAAGGCGTTCAACGAAAAATAATGGGCTATGATGACAAAATTATGCTTGTCAAAGTAGATTTTAAAACGGGTGGAATTGGATATGAGCATGAGCACCATCATTCCCAAACAACTTACGTCGCAAGCGGAGAATTTGAATTCACTATCGGTGGCGTAACAAAAACGGTAAGCAAGGGTGATTCAGTATACATTCCGCCACATGTGCTTCATGGAGCTACGTGCACAAAAGGAGGAATTTTAATCGATGTTTTTAGCCCAATCAGGGAAGATTTCATGGACAAATAA